The Nicotiana tomentosiformis chromosome 9, ASM39032v3, whole genome shotgun sequence genome contains the following window.
tgtgcttaataataatatgACAAAGGAATTATTACTCAAATAGTATGACGGTGGGTGTTTTTAAATAATTAATGATAGTAGAGGGGTATATCATATCCATTTCTATAGTAAGTATCAGTTGACCAATCTCGCCACTAATTCGCCgcggttagtcttaatacttattgaatatattggatcggttgtactcattgtATGGGGGAAATTGGTTAGCGATAGTTGGACAAATGATGAAGTGACATGTGGAACTGAAGACAGGTAGGACGTGAGTCAACAAACAACTGGAATTGGATGCAAGCATGTGACCGGTGCTGGATAAATCCCAAAGAAAGAGTAGCCAATAACAAAGATTCAAAGAATTTTCATTGGGTTGCATTCAATAAGCAACTGGTATAGAGAATATCTGTACTCATAGCCAATTATTATGTAGCCATCAATGAtgattttattctcattcaagaggagATATATTTGGGGATCTTGTATCGCTAAATAAAACTATAAATAGGGGAATTAGCATCATTTGTAGACACGAAACATTCTGTACGAAAAAGCTATAATCTGCTATCATTCTATAGAACTACTTTCTTTCTTCTATTCTTAATTTTGTTCTTGCCACTGCTATTAGAGAAGCTAAATACTTAGCCAGGCTTGTGTgtcctttaattttattttattatcttattTCTGTTCTTATTTATTTCGTATTTTTGGGTCAAATCGATTCACTAGTCTATAAACTACGTTACAAATTTAATAGTAtcattttatgggtaaacaatttggcgcccaccgtggggcatagAAAATTGGGTAATTGCTTTGATCCATTCATCTCTTACTAAAAGATTTTGATTCCTTTCTTAGCAAAAGAAAAACCAAATATGGCACCTAACGATGTCAAAAATGTCTATAATGTTGGAGCACACAATGAACTTGAAGATGTGTTTCAGCGTGAGGATTTGACCAGCAAAACCCGCAATGAAGAAGATGAAACAACTCCAGTTCGTGAAGGGAAGAGTCTTCGCCATGTGAGGAGTCCAACTACCGATTATGTGGATGATGAACACGTTCTTGAAACGGTCAAAATCCAGAGAGAGCAGCAAAGGGCAATTATGGATCACCTCTCAAGGAAAGATCAGATGATGACGAAGTTGAAACATGCATTATTAGGTGCTTTCAATAATGCCAGTGGAAGAGACCCAATTCCTCCCAGCATTCCAACAAATCAAATATTTCAAAGAACCGGTAACAACTCTCCAATGGAGGAGTTCGGTTTTGAGGAGGCAGGAGGCACCAGAAGTGGATCTGACAACGACAACAACGTAAATGACCCATTCAAATACgagctcatgagattcatgagagAAATGAATAAACGTATAGATCATAATGCAAAGGAATTTCATGCTAGGATGGATGAGATCCCGGGAGCGCCACCGATGTTAAATGGATCTGATTCCAAGAAGTATACATAGTTTTTGTTTAAACCAAGTGCATCTCCGGAGTAGATCCCAAAGAGGCTTAAAATGCCAGATATACCAAAATATAATGGGACTTCGGATCCACAGGAACACATCACGACTTACACTACAATAGTAATGGGAAATGACTTGGCCTAgcatgagatcgaatctgtattattgaagaaGTTTTGCGAAACCTTGACGAATGGTACCGTAACTTGGTATTCTCTCTTACCTGAccattccattgattcttttgaaatgcttgcagattTTTTTATCAAAGCTCATGCTGGAGCAATAAAGGTCCAGTCAAGGAAGGCAGATTTATTTAGAATATCCTAAGGAGAATCCAAACTGTTGCGAGAGTTTGTGATCCTGTTCCAGAAAGAAAGGATATTGTTACCAGCAGTTCCGGATGAGTGGGAAGTAGAGGCATTTATAAAGGGTCTCAACCTTTTAAGCTCCGATGCCTCCCAAATATTGAAGGAAAGCTTGCTTGAGTTTCAAGAAACCACATGGGCGGATTTTCACAATCGCTATGAGTCAAAAACAAGAATAGAAGATGATCAACTTGGTTCCTCGGTGCCTTTCAAAGAACAGAATCGTAATAAGAACCAAGATAAGTTCAAAAATGATTTTGATGCAGATCAGAGGTCCTCTAAAAGTCATTTTCAGTCATACAAGAGGGCCGATGGGCGCGAAAATAAAAGATTTCAGTCATTGGATAGGTTCGCTTCTGATTGAACGGCGGATCGTGGTAGGAGTAACAGATCGTTGCAGGAGAAAGAGGCATCTGGGGCTCGAGATTCAGCGTGTCCCAGGTTATCCGATTATAATTTTAATATCAGCCTGGTAGAATTGGTGTTGGCTATGAGAAATATTAAAGAGGCTAGGTTTCCGAAATCAATCTGATCATATCCtagccaaagggatcctaatgTACGGTGTGAGTTCCATGCAACCCATGACCAtaggactggggactgccgacaccttcgtgaagaagtggcaacattattgaagaatggtcaccttagaTAATGTTTTAGTGACTATGCCAAGAACAACTATGGGAGAAACCTGGATGTTGTAGAACCATCAAAACCGGCTGCAGGGTCATCTCGGATGATGATAAATATGATCTTCGGAGGAGACGAAGTAAATGGGGTGACATTTTTGGTAGCATATAAGACGAAGATATCGGTGATTAATGGCAAGAGGATCCGAGAGATGTCAAAAAATGACATCACCTTCACATAAGAAGATGCTGATTGAATTCTTCTACcacacaatgatgctttggtaattttGCTTAAtgtattaaattttaaaattaaacttttgttggtggatccaggtagctcatccaacatcatacaatggagagttttGCACAAGAGAAACTGAATGGAAAAATAGTTTTGGTAACAAAGCTTTTGGCCCGATTTAACTTAACAAGTGTCACAACTCGAGGAGAATTTTTTCTTCCCACACATGCCGAAGGAGTAACGAAATCCACACTACTCAAAGTGGTAGATGGAAACATGGGCTATAATGTAatccttggaaggccatggatacaTGAAATGAAGGTTGTTCTCTCAACTGACCATCAACTGTTAAAATTTCCAACACTAGAAGGGATCAAGCAGATCAGAGGAGATCAACTAGCTACAAGGGAGATAAACACGGCAATCAATTCCAGTAGCAAGGGTAAAGAAACaagcaaatagcaattacaggaactggTGCCTTCTTCTATCTCAATTGAAGATGATAAAGACGAGGAGTCACTGGAATTATATCAGGTACCTAAGTCTTTTCAGGTACCGGAGGAGACGGAGACAACCAAGTCAACCGCATAAGAGCTCGAACAAGTTTCCTTGTTCGAAGaattttttgaaagaaaattcCATTTAGGAATAGGGTTGAGTCCCGAACTTAGGTTAAAAATTATGGATTTTAATAATCtaacgttgattgttttgcatggtcgcattcTAATATGACGGGTATTCCATTGGAGGTTGCGGTCCACAAACTGAATCCGGATCCTAACTTCCCTTTGGTAAAGCAGAAGACGACGAATAGCAGAGGCTAGAAATAGATTTGTTAAGAAAGAGGTAACCCTATTACTTAATATAGGTTCAATTCAAGAGGTAAATTATATGGATTGGCTAGCTAACATTGTAGTATTGCCtaaaaagaataacaaatttagaatgtttgtagattataaagatttaaataaggcatgccctaaagactttttctcattgccaaacattgatcgaATGATTGATGCTATGGccgggcatgagttaatgagttttgatgcttattctgggtataatcaaattaggaTGGACCCGGAACATCAAGTAAAGACTTCTTTCGTCATAcattttggcacatattgctataatgtgatacCTTTTGGGCTTAAAAATGACGGAGACACTTACCAGAGGTTTgttaataaatattttgaaaaacaaataggtaagACATTGGAaatttatattgacgacatgttagttaagtctcttAATGTAGGAGATCATCTAAAACATGTCCAAGAGAcatttgacattttgagaaaatacaatatgaagctcaactcGGAGAAGTTTGTCTTCGGAGCTGGTTTCGATAAATTCTTGGGGTTTCTGGTCTCTCAAAGAAGAATCAAAGTAAACCCCGACAAAATGAAAGCCATTGAGGATATCCCAAACCAGTTAACAAGTGTGAAGGAAGTATAGAAGTTAACCGGTAGAGTGGAGGCTCTAAGCAGGTTCATGTCAAGGTCTTCGAAAAAGTGTCATCATTTCTTTTcacttttgaaaaagaaaaacgaCTTCATgtggactccggaatgtcaaTAGGCACTGAAATATCTATAAAGGTACCTGTCTACCCCTCCATTTTTGTCAACACCTAAAGAAGGTGAGCAACTGTTGATCTATCCGGCAGTCtcggaagtagcggtaagtgctGTTTTGgtccgggaagaagaaggtacaatattttccttttattatgttagtaaagtaTTATCAGGAGCATAGACAGAatattcacactttgaaaagctGGCCTTAACTCTCATAAttgcctctcgaaagcttaggtcttatttccaatgtcatccaataGTTGTTGTGATATCCTTTCCCTTAAGGAATGTTCTTCATAAGCCTGAGTTGTCGGGGTTGTTTGTCTAAATGGGAAGTCGAAGTTAGTAAATTCGACATTAAATACAAGCCCAAGACTGCAATCAAGTTACAAGttttggctgactttgtggccgatttcaatTTGGGATTAATGCCTTTAGCTACTAAAGAAACAGAGTTGGTATCGGGAAATGCATCGGGAGTTTGGACTTTGTTTAGGGATGGAGATTCCAATGTAAAAGGGTCTGGTCTTGGGGGAGTATTAATCACTCTTTCGTGGGAAACCTTGAGACAAGCCATTAGAACTATaccattaactaacaatgaagccgagtatgaggttTTGGTTACAGGACTTGAACTGGATGGAGGACTAGGTTTTGAGGTCATCGAAATAAAGTGCTACTACAgatggtggtgaaccaagtataTGGAAAATTTTGACATCAAGGAGGAACGCAGGCAACAATACTTGAACAAGGTTCAAGTATTACTTTCCCGGTTCAAAGAGTGGTCAATCATCCATATTCTAAGGGAGGAAAATATGGAGGCAGACACATTAGCCAATTTGGGTTTGTCCACAGAAATGAAAGGGAGGCTGACTACGTGATAAGGGAAATCCATGAAGGAGTCTTCGGGAACCATTCCAGTGCAGACTTGTTGGTTCTCAAGTTAGTCAAAGTGGCTACTATTGGCCCCGGATGGAGCAAGACGCAAATACATTTGTTCAAAAGTGTGGTAAATGTCAATGCCATGCACAATTAGTGCATCAACCAGCGAAACTTTTGCAATCGGTggtgtcaccatggccattcatgaaatggggaatggaaaTAGTCTGTCCCTTACCACAAGGACCCGGTAAGTTAAATTTCTattagttttaactgactattttactaaatgggttgaagctgatGCTTACCAAAAGATCGAAAAATGAGAAGTGATCGATTTTATATGGGACCACATCGTCTACtaatttggaataccaaaagaaattGCTTGTGACAACGGACCACAGTTCATAGGTTCCAAAGTCACAAAGTCTTTTGAATGGTTGAAGATCAAACAAATTACATCTTCATCGTACCACCCGAGTGCTAATGGACAGGCAAAGTCAACCAATAAGGTAATTATTCaaaaccttaaaagaagttagaagatGCTAAAGGCAAGTGGGTAGATGAGCTAtcaggtgtgttgtgggcatatCGGACCACGGTAAAGTCGAGCATGGGTGAAACACCCTTTTCACTTGTATACGGTTTAGAGGCTTTGATACTGGTGGAAGTGGGAGAACTGACCTTAAGGTTTTCCCGTGCAAAcgaaaaaaataataatgaagCATTGCTGGTTAAACTAGATTTTCTTGAAGAGCACTTGGATTTGGCATATGTGAGGATGATGGCACAAAAGCAAAGTATGGAAAGGTATTACAACCATAGAGCAAATCTCCGATATTTCAAAGTTGGGGATTTGGTTTTGAGAAAAGTTACTCAAAGTACTCGAGAAGTTAACGTCGGAAAGTTGGGACCAACATGGGAAGGACCTTACCGAGCTTCAGCTATAACCGGTAATGGTTCATATgaattggaaaatcaagatggagttaAATTGCAAAGTAattggaacgtgactcacctcaaaaggtattattgcaGAAGATCCTTGCtggtactgaaagtatgtgccgCACTCATTTTCCCTTCgactagtttttgtcccaattgggtgtttttggaaaggtttttaatgaggtagcaatataaagcatactacgaaggaagaATCATCGACAAatgcaagacttccagtgttcgaaTTATCATACTTAGCATCCGAACACTGGGGGGAGCTAATACATGACAAGCCACTAAAAGTGTTATGATGGAAATAATAAATGACAAGGCACTAAAAGTGTGAAAAAGATCGGGGGCTGTTAGAACCGGGATCAATATCTTATCAAGACCGGGGACTGCATGATCAACCCcctagaaataagttgtacaagttagccacatgtattggaagctttatttacttaagcaaaataatatttatgtaaatgtACGTTTAAAGATAGAGGTAATAAatcaaagtccttttatttttatcttatttcttttcTGAATGAtaagttaatttattttatcatttgaaagttaacaaaaacttcaaattCTTGTGCCGGAATGAAAATGAGATGTCTGCTTCAAGAGAAACGTAAGTATTTATGCCCGGAGTCAAAAGATATTGGATGTGAAAAGATTTCCGAAGCTTTGTAAGTTAAACAATAAAGAGTATTTTTTGCACAAAACTTAAGTAAAAGAGTTTCTTTTATTGATTAAAATGTCAAACTCAGTAAAGAAGTTTTGGCATAATtacaaaagtaaagaaaaaatatatacatTAGGTCTTGCTGCCAGAACTCAAAGGGAGACAAATGTCTTCGATTTCCTTATTGAGAGAAGGTTGTTCCGCTTCCGGTTTGAGGCCTTCATCTTCTCCATTTTCTCCTTCATTTCTCGAATACTTAGAGTTAGGATTCGAAGAATCAGAAGCAACAGCCCAAGTAGGGAGGTTCTCATGAGTAGTTGTCTATAGCTCCTGGGCCTTGGCAATACATTTATCGATGTTAGCGATTCCTTCTTTGGAATCCTCCAAGGTTTTCCTCTTCGTATGATATCTGACATAGGTTTTCTCAAAGAGGACATAATCTTCTTAGTCTTGGAGTTTTGCTCGGAGTTTTTCAATTTTGGAATGGAGCTTTTCATATTCAACTTTCATAATGTTGATTCTGGAATCAAGCTCAACATTAGTGATCGAGTGAAGTTGATTCTTATCCATGACACTTTTGAGTCTTTCTTCCATTCTTGCTCTCCTCTCCTCGGAAGCATTGGCCTCCTCAGTTTTGAAGCGTAAGCTAGCCTCCAAGTTATTAACTTGCTCCATGAAGGCAGATTCACGCTCGGCAGCAACAGTTACAGTATCATGAAGTTTGGCCCACTTAGCCTTAGCATCTTTAAGGTCTTCATGTAATTGAGAGGCTTCTTGGATGTGGACCATCCTATCTTGTTCGGACTGCTGTAACCGGGCCTTAAGATCATCCATTTGAACAATTCTTTCCTCCATCACTGAGAGGCGCTCGGCAAGCTGACTCTGTTCAGTCAAAAGTTGATCTCGTTATGAAGTAAGCTCTTGCTTGTCAGAAATCAACCATTGTAGGCCTTTGGAAGCAAGAAGGTTGGCCTAAAAAAGGTTAGAGCTAATGTTATTAATGCAAAGTATAAGTTGAAAAGAGACAGAATAAAGTTAGATTGATGCCTGCGCCGAACAGTGCATGCTATTGTTTATCAAACACTCCGCAGAAAGAGAGTCCATCTTTCTCTAACCTTTTTCTGAGGGCAGTAGCTTCAGATAATTGGAAAGCTCCACCGCCTTTGAAGGTATATAGCACTCATTCGAAACCAAAAGGATGACACTTCATTTTATATGAGGGTATTGAGTGGGCGTCGAGTAAGTATATCCCAAATGTCCATGGTTGGGCGACCGTGGCAAAGGGGCATTTTCCATTTGTTCAGCTAGGGCCAGTGGAGAAGAAGCAGCTAATGTAGATGGAGAGGTAGTCACTATCGGCTCAGAATTTGGCGGTGGAGAAAAGTCAGGGATTGAACTCCTTTGACCAGAAGCGATTGTGGGATTTTGAAAATGAGATAAAGAGTTTTAAGCCAATCCCATTTCACCGAAGAGTCCTTGAACTTCTTTTGGCTCTGGAGTTTGAAGCTCACTTGGCGGAGCATccggttgagctgatgaagatctTTTTCTTCTCTAGAGAAGAACCACTTCATCATCGGTTTCTTCATCAAGGACCATTGTGGCGGTCCGGTTGTTGTttctttctgtcacgacccaaaatccattaagggttgtgatggcgccggacaccgctatcaggcaagccaacactaaataattaattcaggtctcattttaatatttttgaaatcacaattttcccctcaattaaatagtagaagatggagtttacaaaatacataataatatctttaaaatttccaatacagtgcaacccataatcatcccaaaacccggtgttacaagtgcatgagcattaactaggaatgtaaaataaaatacaacagttgtccggaatacaaattggacaggaaaaatgtaagtactctgaaggagactctgctggctgtagAGCGTCGTATaggatgcaactcacctaagtccccgccataatcgcgcctctgcgcccacaaggccgctaaacatatgtgtacctgcacaaaactgTGCAGCTAGTGTAGCATGAGTAAGTAAATCAACGTAAACCTagtaagtatcccacctaacctcgaagaagtagtgacgaggggtcaagtgacccgtccgaaacccaagtaggtgaagtttaaccttttgaaATTCCTTTATGAAGTTCCAATATGTTTTAAATGGTTAAATTAACAGGCAAGATGCAAGCATCGCAAATATAATGCAATTTggatcctagactacccggacataagcataatagtagctacgcacagacttttgtcacttcgtacgtacgtagccccccacaagtagaagcacatattgaattatttcacctatggggtaaagtccgtcttacaaggttagaaaggagacttacctcgctccgaagttccataaccggctcccaagaccttccgacgactcaaaccgatgcccaacgctccaaaactagtcaataattatgcaaacccattaatatatactcaaataatCATTATAATCCTaattacaacaattcccaactctgctTGAACAGTCGataaaatcgacctcgggcccaCGCGCCCGGATTACGAAAAgtttcgaagataatcattacccat
Protein-coding sequences here:
- the LOC138898887 gene encoding uncharacterized protein, whose product is MGETPFSLVYGLEALILVEVGELTLRFSRANEKNNNEALLVKLDFLEEHLDLAYVRMMAQKQSMERYYNHRANLRYFKVGDLVLRKVTQSTREVNVGKLGPTWEGPYRASAITGNGSYELENQDGVKLQINKNFKFLCRNENEMSASRET